The genomic region CTGAATGATCTCACTGGACCAGTTCGCTGGAACAATCTCCACACCTTGCCCCGAAGAGCTTTCGTTGAAGTTGGCGCGAACAGTCTCAGGAAACTGATCGGGGTGAGCCTTGCGAACCGTCTCGATTGCGTCCACGCTCTTGTCGTGTAGTGCGGTGAGATACTCACCCAAGAACTTAGCGTTTGCAACCGCTCGTTTGTAGTCGGCTTGCGAGCGATAGATGGACGTGCTGCGCCCGATGTTGCGGACGTTGCGCTCTTCCTCTTCCTGCCAGAGTCCAAGCATCTTTGCGGGTGTTGCCCCCGATTGCTCCCCCGCTTCGACCATGTCGCGGAACTTGTCAGCCGCCTTTGTGAAGGCATCCGGTAGGTATGTGCCAACCGACTTCTCGATGTGGCTCTTGACCGCTTCGTCAAGGAGTGCCTGTGCCTCAGCAGGCAGCTCGAAGTTTTCTTTTCCCATGTGGGTCTCCTGAAAGTTGTTTGCTGTTCCCTGCTAGGCAGGCGTGGTTATACGGCGCAAGGACTCCACAAGGGAACCCGTTGTCAGCCGTACCGGCGGGGGCTGTGTTGTATCGGTTTCGGTTGTCTCTTCGTTTGTTGGTTCCGGCTCTCTCCCAGTACTCGCATCAGCCTTCGCCTTCGTTGTGAGCAACTCCCTGATGTCTGCGTTGTACTGCTCGATGTGTGAGCTAATCAGCTTTATCACTTCTGCGGTGGATGCTTCCTTCACCCCTTCCGCCTTCTCGGCTGCTTCTTCCTGCGATTCCACTTGCTTCAACACTCCAGCAATAAGGTCGCTCGCAGTGCGTAGGTCGCTCTCGTTCTTGGTGGATAGAACACGCCCCGCCTTGATGGTCTCCAACGTTGCCAACGCAGCCTTTGCGACGGCTGCCAGTTCTGCGGTGTTGCTCGAGAGGTTGATGCCAGCAATAACCCGCTTGGTGATCTGCGAAAACTCGTCAACCAACGCCCCAGCATACGCCACCCGTTGCTCTATCCCAGCAGTGGAAAAAAGCCCGTGTCCAGATAGGCAAGTCCACAACGCCCATTGGAACTGCCAGAACAGCCGTTCAACGGCTCCAAGAGTGATCTCCGCTTCGATGCTCTCCCCGAGTAACGCCGACTTCACTTCTGGCAGGTCGCTCCCTGTTGCCCCTTCGTTGCTCACCCGCTTTAGTGATCCTTCCAGTGCCTCTTGGAACTGTTCGGGGGTCATCCCTGCGATGAAGGCATCGGAGAGCGAACGGATAGGCACGACCACGTTAGTGGCACGCCATTCCGCAGGGGTCGGGGTTAGTGATGCTTCTGCAATAACCCACGTCTTGATCTCGCCGCTGTTGTCTCGGTTGTAGAGGTGTGGAGCCGTCCCTGTGGAGTACTTGAGTTTCCCCGCTTGGACCATCTCGTATATCCGCCGCTGATACTCATCGGCCATGTCGAGGACGTGTTCAGCCCATAACCCCACTTCATCCATGCGGACAACGTCCAAGTGTCCAACGCTGCGAGTCGCAAGCTCTTCCAGTGCGGCCTTCTCTTCGGGGGATTCCTTTCCGAGTAGGAGCGGATAACGGTGATGAATGTACACGTCCGAGAGTAGCCCTTTGCGATGGCCGAACTCGGTTGCGCTGGTGAAGTAATCGCCGTAAAGGTCGCGCCGTTCAGGACTGCCAAAGCTCAGGATATAGCCGCCAACGCGGCCATCACCCAACGCCTTCACTTCCCCGCCAAGTGCGATAATGGTCTCCGGTGCTGTGTTCATGTTGAGCTGTTAGGCTTACCCCGCCTGCGGGTTGGTTTGTGCTACGTCTGGAAGCGTGTAGCAGCGCTCCCGTGGTTGGTTGGGGTACTCTGTCCGCGTCCCATCTGCTTGGGTGAACATCCCTTCGTCATCTTCAACCTGCCCGTCTATCTTATGCGCTCCACGGACTCGCTTATCGCGACGGGTCAACCATGCACGTTTGAAGTCCAGCCCTTGCCATGCCTCTTTTTGGCTGGCGTTTATCGTGACTGCTGCCGTGGTCTGTGCAATCAAATCGGCACGCGATTCGGAGTAGGTCTCGAAGGAAGCCTGGATCGCTTTGGATACCTCTGCTTCCGGTCGGTCTTTCATCTTGCGAAGCAACTCCTGCATCTCGCGATGAATCGTGTCCACTGGTTCCTTGATAAGGGAAGAACTTTTGTCAACAGCCCGCTCCACTTGCTTGTCAAAGTCCGAGCGTAGCTCATCCCAATCCTTGTCAACCGTGTCGAACGCGTCACGCATAGACCAGTCCACTAAGGCAGCGCGGTCGTTCGCTGTTGACTTCTCCCACGCCTTCTTCGCATCCGCTGCGTTGAACGGGTCTTTGCGCTCATCTTCATCACGGGTAAAGGACCGGATACTCCCCAGGACTTCCTTCTCCAATGCACGAAGCTCGCGCTGGATGGTCCGCTTCAATAGCGCGGCATACTCAGCACGTGCGTCATCCTTGCGCAACCATAGCGCGGCACGAACAGGCTCCGATCTCGCTGTGTCTGCCAGTAGCATCCGCATGGTGCGGGCGGTCATCGCGTTCTCTACATCACCGCTTGCTGGCGTGGGTTGCTCTGTATCCCCTTGCTGTGCCGCTTCCTGTTGCGCTGGTTGCGCGTTTGGTGGTGCGGGCGGTAGTTGGGTAGGGTCTGGAGCTTTCGGGGCTTGTAGGGTATTGTAGGCGGCAAGAAGGTCGGGACGGGGGAGCAACATATCTGCCAGCGGTTCGGGCGACTCTTCCAGTCCCCGTTCCCGTCGCAGGTCGTTAATCGTTGCCAACCCGTTATCGAGACGGTGGACTTCATCCAGCCGAACCTCTTCGGGGTTGTCCCACTCTATCGGCTCGTACCCAATGATGACGTTGGGGTCTGCCAACTGCAAGAATCGCGTTAGCGCCTTTGCGCTTCGTTTCGCGTCGGGATCAATGGAGCGCTGGAGTGTGTGCCACTGACCTTTGAAGCTCGCAGCTGGAGCGGCGGCATCGTAGGTTCCGGTTAGGATACCCCACGGCACGCGGAAGATCATTGCCACGCGTCGGTCCACGTTCTCCGTCATCTCCGAGAGGTTGCGAAGGTTGCCCGTCGCATCAGCAATGACGGCTTTTGCGTTGCCCGGTAAGTAAAGGGGCTTCCACACGTTATCCGTCCCCTGATGTTCCTGCAAGAACTCTTGTACGAAGGTCTTGCGGTCAGCAGGTCGCACCTCTGACTGGGATTCGATGAACAGCGGCGGGATTGCTCCGTTGCGGAAGTGGTTGGTTAGGTGTTCACGGACGTAGTGACCCACGTCAATATCCGCAAGGGCTGCGGTGATGCGGCTGCGACCGCGAAGCCATTGCCCTTCCATCGTCCCCGATGGAGCCATCAGCGGCAAGAAGCAAAGCTCTTCGGTAGGAACAGGCATCGGCCCCGTTGGTGTCCAGACCTCATAACCGCCGATTAGCTGCCCCCCTTGCTTGCTTGGGAGTACCGTCACCAACGTCGCGGGGATCACCCAGATTGATTGCGGTACGCGCTTCCCCTCTCTCGGCATCCAAAGGAACGCAGCCCCTGCGATGCTTTGCCAGTGCTCGATTGCCTTCTGAATATCTTCCCACGTCAACCACGGGATCAGTGGATTCGGGTTCTCCATCAGCAACGCCATCCAGTGATCGGCTGGAGCCTCTTTCTTCCCCCCTTGCTCTTTGGGGTCGCGAACGTACACCTTCCACTCCAACCCCGCACGGGCTTCGGCCCTTTGCTCAATGCAAGCGTAACTCACTCCGAAGAAGCGGTCGAGGTGAGTGCGAAGGGTGGCGGCTCCGTATCGGCTGGCGAACCAACGGCCTGCCATCATGGGAGAGCTTCGCCGCAACACTGCTGATGCGACCCGCTCGCCAATCGCTGTAAGGTATGTTCGTAGGGTTGCCATGTTTACACTTTCTGCATTGCCCGAACCAGTAGCGCAAGGGCTTCGGCGCGGTCGGGGCTTCGCCCGCCAATCGCTGCCTTTACCTCGTCCTTGCTGACGATCTTGATCCCTCGCACTGTCTTCTCAAAGCGGTGCGCCTTTATCTCTTGATCCAGCAGCTTATCCGGTGGGAGTGCGATAGGGTCATCGCTGTAAGGGTCTAACGCTTCGCGAAGCCGCCAGTACATTTCAGCCCGCACGTTGTAGAACCCAAAGTTTCCTTGTTTGGACCGCGCCCCTGTTGCTGCTGCTGCGTTGGCTCCATAGACTCGATGTTCCCCGTCTTCCAGTGCATCGTATGCACTCCCACCCACGCCAATCTGGTCAATGACAATCGGCACAAGACCGAGGTCGTCACTGGTTTCATACTCTCGCAGCACAAGGTCCGCAACATCGCTTCCCCGCTTGGTCTGACTTCCTGGGACTGCGAGAAGGTCATCTATCCAACGACCGTACGCCTTCGCGATCACCGTGTTGTCTTCACCCCCACGGGCAACGTCTATCCCCATCGCGCTCAATGGCCCGGGCTTGCCACCGCTTGCCTTGCGTGCTGCTTCCCATCGGAGATGCGAAAGCTGCAACCACTCGGACGGGACAACCTGCCATTCATCGTCACGCACCGCGATTTGCATATCCCCGTAAAGCAGTTGGCTGCGAAGAGGCTCCGGCGTTGCTTGAAGGTTTGCCAGATAGGTCGCGTCTGCCATCAGGTACGGGTTATCTGTCAAGCGTGCTGGGATGAACGTCCGGCTTCGAGGGTGGACCGTCTCCCTTCCCCGTGGCGTGTCAACCTCAAACGGGCTGCCGCTTGGCACTTCCACCGTCTCACCGTTCACCACTGCGAACCATCGCAACTCGCCCGGGTTGGCAGGGTGTGGGTGCTCTTTGTCTATCCACGGTGCGAGGTACTCCAACACCCAGCTGCCTTCGGTTGTCGTTGGCGGGTTGAACGTGCTGATGACGCGGCAACGTTGCCCCGCACGGGCTGACCGGTTCCAACGGACGATGAACTCGTACTGCGTTCGGGTGAACTCTGTCACCTCATCAAAGACCTTCAAGTCGTGGGGTCGCCCCTTGTACTTGTTTTTGTCTTTTTCGTGTACGCAACTTCCGATCTCGATTTGCTGACCTGTGTCGAGCCGATAGATGCCGGTGTTCTCGTTGAGCTTCCCAGCGTCTTCGACAATCTCACGCAGCCGCTCAATGATGCTGCGAGCTTGTGGGTACTCCCTGCGAAGGATAAGGGAGCGGTGGTGGGCTGTCACCGCAGCACCTAACCCCAAGTCAGTTTTTCCGCCCCCTGCGCTCCCCCCGTAAAACACTTCATCGGCAGCGGATGCAAGTGCCTGTTGTTGTGGGATGTTATTCGGGTGCGGCTCCCAGAGCGGCTTCTGATTGCGCTGCTTGTGCCGCCTCGAGAAGTCGAATCCCTCAACACGGGCGTTTGGTAGCACCCTTTGGATCGCACGAGATTCAACATCGGATACAAAAATGGATGCGTTTTTCACCCGCTCGAATCGCTCTTTTTGTTATATTTGTATATGGCACATTTACCTCACAACCGGCGCACTTACGTGCGGAAATATCGAGACACCAACCGCGATTCCATCAATACCTATGTTCGGCAATGGCGCGCCGAGCGGAAGGCGTGGGCCGTCGCTCATCTTGGCGGCAAATGCGTGCAATGTGGCGCGGTAGATAACCTCCACTTCGATCATATTGACCCCGCAACAAAAGACTTTCACATTTCCTCTGCTATCAACTCTGGGCTTGAAAAACTCATTCAGGAGTTGAAGAAATGTCAACTTCTTTGCGCTTCTTGTCATCGGCAAAAGACCATCAAAGAACTTTCATCAGCCAAGCACGGATCAGCCCGGATGTACAACCGTTACAAATGTCGTTGCGAGTTATGTCGGGGCTGGAAACGCGACTACGACGCTACTCGCCGTCTCCGTCGCGGGAAGCGGCCTCAAGAAGCCTGATTCCCTTATCTGCCATGACACCGTGGAGCGTGGCAAGCTCGGCGGCTGGCTGCTTCCTGATGTAGTCTGGATCACCTGCGACCTCCGCTTGCACCTTGAGAGTTGTGAGAAGGGTTGCCAAATACTCCGAGAGTAACTCACCGAAGTCGTGTTGCTTTTTTAGTGCAACTTGATGCATCCGGTCCGCTGGAATCTGCTGCTTCCATCGAGAGACAAGGGACCTATCGATCTTGTAGTCCGCAGCAACTTCGCTGACGGATTGCCCTGCTAAAAGGGCTGCCATGACCGCCGCTCTCACTTGTTCGCTATGCGCTTTCCCTCTTGGCATTGCTGCTATTTCTTTTCTTCCGTCGGCCCTGCATCCTTTGCAAACAGGCCAATGATGAACAGGGCTACACTGAGAACCCCCGTTTGTACTTCCGTCGGGACTTCAACGATCCCAAGCGCGTTCAGCACCGTTGCAAGGCCTGCAATGATTGCCCCCGCTGTTGTCTTCCAGTTTCCCATGCCGCTTCTCAATAGGTTGATTAGTTGAACGATTGTCCACGCTGCTTTGATCTTATCTAAGAACGACACCTTAACCTCCCAATCCCCAACAGGGTCGGACTCCATTGGGTCGGGTGGTCGTATCGGTGGGGATGCATCTGGAGCTGGCTCATACCTGTCAGGCTCGCGTGTCTCCACCGTCGTGATTATCGGCTCGCTCATGGCTCGGTTAGTTCAGGCTTGCGGTCAGTATCTCCCCGCATTGGTTGCCGATGGCGCACCAGACTTGGTCTTGCACGGAGACGTTTAGGCTGCCTTGCCTCACTCTCACCGTCTCGGTGACAACGGCGCGGCAAAAGACCACGCCCGCAGGCTTTGCCAGTTCGTCTATTATCTCCAACGATAAGTCTCCGAGGGTGTAGAGAGCTTGCTCTATCGCCTTAGCAAACGGCGAAGGTTCAACGTGGATCACCATCCTTGCCATCCGAAAGCGATAGCCAAGAAGATCACCACCAAGAACCCGATAATGGCGGCGATTGCGAGCAAGTTCAAAAACTTCTCGGTGCTCATCCCTGCCATCTCCGTTTGGGTCCGGTGTCTATGTGGGTGAAGCTCCGATAACATCCAAGCCCGCCCATGTGCTCCCCGAATATCTTTCCTGCTTTGAGGTCTCGTTGCACCTCTTGCGGTGTCTTGCCTCGCACCACAAAGTCCGCCGCCGTGCCAAGCATGTGCTGCGAGTGTTTCGCGCCACCAATGGAGCGGTTGTAGGTTGGGGTTCGGTATCCGCTGTTAATATGAACCGGCGCGTCGTAGTACTCCCGAATCTTGTCCAGAAGTTCCACCGTCTCTGAAGAGATCAGCACCGTATCCGACCCATCACGGCAAGCGAACTCGCTCACCTTGAAGTGCCGCCCCACGGGCTGATCCCCGTCAGTGGTAACGCTGTAACGCTTGACTGGCATACGTCCCCCGCTGGTTGTTGTGTATCCTCACAATGATACGCAGGGGAGTGCGACGGTATCAAAACCGCCCGTTATCTCTCCATCGCCTTGCGCTGTTGGAAGTGCCTCTCGGCTGCGGATCGGTGAAGGTGAAACCCGTCGGCGATGCACTCCCACGTCGGGTTCCTGTTCGTGATGTTGCGAGTGTCCCAGCGTGCTATCTGATACCCCAGCACCTCTGCGCCTGCAACCATCGCGCAAAGGATGTGGTTCTTCGATACTGCCAGCACTTCACCCCATCCCTCTCCCTATCCAGACGATGGAGCCAACCCGATACGCGTCGGGGATTGGTGTCTTCGGGTTTTGTAGGTATGGCTTGCGGCGGCGTGGCATGGATGTAGTAACGTGGTCCATGTTGGTGTGCCTTAGGTGAGGACTACCATCCCACACCCCCAAGCCTTTCCCCTCCCTATCCCCTTCGCCACCGCTTCTTTGGCTCTCTCTTCATCGGTGATGACTACCACCCCACGGAAGTCAACAGCAAGCAGGCGTGCGCCGTTGCTCCCTTGCAGCCATTCCTCTTGCACCCTCTCCAAGCGGATCACCTCAAAGCCCGCACGCCGCAGCTGCTCCCCTGCCCATTGCTCTTGCGAGCGTGACCCCTTCAACCCGAACCGCTTCCCCGTCCGTGACTCGCACCTCGTTGGGTTGACACAAAACCGCAGCTTGTGAACGCCCCCACGCTCAACGATTGGCTCTTCAATCTCTGCCTTCTTGTGTAGGTATCCTTCGGCAAGCGTGGCATAGTCCCCAGCACTCTCGGAGCGCACAAGCACCGCACGCTCCACGCATTCACTCGGTAGGTGAGATGTTGCCCCGAATATGCGGCGCAGCGTCTGGTGCAGGCTGTACGGGTCTTGCAGGTCGTTCGTCAGCCTTGCGTGTCCAGCAGGTCTAAGTAGGTCAGCATGATGCAAGCTCCTTATTGATGAAGACGGGTGTACGGTATGCCCATCGGTGTGCGTAGTTGTCCATGTGCCAGTATGGCGGGCCGCCATCCCCAAGCCCCTGCGTCTCGCCGTGGATGATGCTGAAGTCCTTTAACGCTTGCCGCGCCGATACAGGCACAGCACGCGCAAGGTACTTGCGCTCTCACCTTCTTTGCGCCAAGACTTGCACCACCGTTCCTCCCCACTCTTTCACTTCCCAGCGGATCACCTCACCACATCCAACACGCTCCGCGCCCGATGTGGGTGATCGTTTGCAGCAGTCGTATGATCTCACCCTTGTTGCCGATGCACCGCGCTTTCCACACATCTGCCAGATGCATCGCGACAGGCACGCGGCGGCATTGTAGCCGCCCTGTTCGTCAACTTTCGCAGGCATAACCTCGCGTTGGCCGTGTCTGCGAGCCATCGCGGCTTCGCTTCAAGAACCAGCCAACACCGCTATACTCGACGTGCGCCGTCAAGTCCGAACAGATCGGCGGCCTTCGACCTCCAACAGAGGCAGCGGCACGTTCACCGCCCGCCTCACCTGTCAGCAGGTATGGGCTTGCCCTCGGTGATGTCCTGACGCGACAGCGTGCCGCAAGGATGCTGTCGAGTGAGCGCCACCTACTTCCGGCCTTTCGTGATCCTTGTCCAGTAATCGCACGCACAACCAGCGTGCGCTTCGATAGCCTTGTAAAGTCCAGCGTTCGCGCAAGAGCTGCTCCATACTCTTCGAGTGATAGGTCGGTCATTGGGTTCAGTGTGGTTTGTAGTGGGGCTACACGATGCCGCTTCCGGCTCCGGTGTAGCAGTCTCTGTTGCGGCCTTGGAGCTTCTTCACCGTCGCACGATACGCCCGCTCCAATACCTCACGGGGATAGGCGTAGTCGAACACGTCCCACGGAAGCGGCTGATCTATCGGTAGATCATACTCATCCGCTTCGGCAACCTCTCGCAGCGTCCCAAGCTCGGACGATCCCCACTCTGCCATCATCTCCAACATCCGCGCCCTACCCGCTGGCGTTGCTCCCGATAGTATCGTCGTTGCTGCTGCCATGTAGTCCCGCTGCCCCGTTGCTTGCGTCACACGCAATCGGGGAGCTTCAAGGTCTTTGCACTGCCGTGCCTTTCCAGCACGCCACCACCACAACCGAACCACTGCATCGGCGTGCCGTAGCGGTTGAACGGTTGCCTGCGCAATGCAAGGTTCCGCCGCGTTGTCCCATGCAGTCCGTCACTGATCCCACGGATCACACGCTTCAAGTCGTTGACTCTATTCCGCCGCCCATCGGCAGCCCTGAAATCAAGTGCCACGCAGCACGACCGTAAAACCGCTCTTCCGTCTTGTTCAAGATGTCCACCGTGTCACGGATCAGCCGCGCATCGGTGAGGTATCCCTTACCAACAGCGCGACGCAATCGCGCCGAGACCCCTTCCACTCCAAAGGCGTACCGCTTCGTTCCCGGGACCCGTGCGTCGGGATTCGATAGCGTGGTGTCAAGTCTCCCAGTCCATCCGTTGTCACGACCCTTCCATGCTGGCGCAATGCGGCGCGGATCACCTGATCTCTGGATGGCTTTCAGCGTCACCCGCTTGCAGGTGAACATCGGAGCGGCTTCAATCACCGGAATGATTTCCGCCGCGCTGTTCTCTTGTACTGGTGAGCGCCAACCAAGCGAACAGAACCCACACTTGAACTGGCAACCCCGCGCTATCTCGACCCGACGTTGCCCGTTGTGCGATACCTGTATTGAGTGCTTTAGCGTGATGCTGATGTCCTTCGCCCATGCTTGACGTATCCGGTCACGTCCCAGCACGTGACGGCTTGGGACGTATACCGATTCAACAGCAGCAGCACTGGTCCAAGAACCTTCTCGATCACCCCTACTGCGTCCCACGCTTCAAGCAGTTCCGGCAATGGCCTTCCGCGTCCCCATGTACGTACAAGTCGAAGACATCAGCCATCGGCAGTAATAGAAGACCTTGACCACCAGCCCACACGAGTGGCCAACGCCCGTCGCGATCCTGCCTGCGTATCGGCATTCCCGAGTCGCGAAACCGACTTGCCCTCTATCATGCAACGGCTATCCATCACCGAGATGAACACCGAGTCGAACGCCGTCACCGGTTCCTGCGTGAACCTTCAGCCACCATCTCAAGACCGTATGGCGCACCTATCGCACCAAGTACCGCCAACGGAAAGATCAGCCCGTGTGGCTCTTTTTACGTCGTGGGTTTCTTCCAACATTCGCCACGACTTGAAGCCCGATGCAAACACCCCTCATGGCTCCTCCGGTAGTATATCCAGCCGTAGTACATCCGACCGCTACGCTTCACTTGCTCGATACAGTGCTGCGACCCTTTCGGTAGCTCCAACAGCTTGTCCCGCACGTTGCGCCGTGCGTCCGTGTTCCAGCGTCTCTCCCACCAAGAACAATCGGTGAACGCGATGAAGACCTGCGGCGTTTTCCGCTTGCAGGATGTCGCGGATGAACCCCCACGGATCACCGTGGGGATCAACATCCACTATCTCACTTTGCAAGCATCACCTGTCGCGCTTCTTCACTCTTTGTTGGTCAAGCAACGCGTCCGACGTTGAAGCCACTGTATCGCTTTCAGTTTCCCGCCGTCCGTGCCGAAAGACACCACCCGATCACAGAGCGAAGACCAAAACGCCGTCATCGTTCCCATCCCGCGTTGGTCTCCACGCAAAGGCTATGGCTCACCGGAAACCGCATCACCCCTCGCGTATCCGCAGCTTGTGTTGCACGTTGGTGTTATCCATTATGCGGCCTGCACCTCATCAATCTGACCACTACGCAGACGCATCGCCAACGCTTCGGCGTTCCCCACGAGATATTCTTCAGGCGCACCGCGCACCTCTAAAAGTCCTTCGAGTAGTCACGCCCTTCAAAGAGCCATTCCTTCAACGCGTCCGAACCTGCCAGCTTGCGCTCCACCTAAGCCGGGCGACTTCTCCCACCAGTCTTCACACCCAGCAACCAACGCGCCAAGCGTTGTAAGTTGCGTACGGACGCACCGTCATCCTCGACGGCGATGACCGCACCCCTCCAACAGTACTTCCCGACCGTATGGCATCCCACCCATCTCTCCAAGCATCGCAGCACGTGCGTAACTGCGGCTTCCCATCTGCGACTCTGCCGGGGCTGTTGCTTGTGGCAACGCTCGCACTTCCTCCGCCAACGCGTGCTGGTTCTCACTACACACAAGGCGCGGCGTGTGTAGTAGCAGCTGCGAGCTTCCCAGCATCGTATCGTACAAGCAACCACCTAACAAGTCCAGCACGGGGAACGCCTTGCGCGTGGCGTGGATACGGTCACTCTTCGAGAGCTGACTACCGGAGGTCATCGCCCCGCCGTTTTGCAGCACGCGCTCGATGTCAGGGGAGAACTCACCCGCACCACTACCAAGCCCAACCTTTCGAGTAGGTGACGGCTGCACCCTGCGCGGATATGATGACGGACGCTAACGCCTGATACCTCTGGCACTCGGATCACTTCCATCTGCGACGCTTCCACGTCGTCGAACTGCAACGGCTCCATCACCACCGTCTCCGCCTTCTTCCCTTCCACCCACTCCGCCTTCACCCATCGCCGTACATCGCTCACCGTCATCGCTGCGTTGTCTCGCAGTTCTTGAGTGCCAACGTTGCTGCGTTGGTTGGCATCGCGTACACCGCCGCCAACGTGTCGTCATGCATACTCTCGACGACCTTGACGTTGACGGAGTTCAACACCGATGCAACGAAGTCGCGGGTTCCTTCGCTGCTACTGGCACACTGCTGCAATCGGCTAACGACGGATTCCCACATTGCGTTGCTCTTGTCAGGAGCCGCACGCAAGAACCCAAAGCACACTTGTCGGCGGTCCGCATCCCAGTTATAGCACACGTCATAACAGGCGCGGAAGAGTATCGCCGCAAGAAACTGACTGGGAGTCATCACCGCCCAATCTTCTGCGATCTCTTTCGGTAGTGGGAACTGCGCTTGCAGCTTTCGCACTGTGTCGGGGACTGATCCCGTTGCAGCGTTCCCACGCTTGCGCAACATCGGCTCACGTCTGAACTTCGAGAAGTTGCTCTTATCGCCAGTGCCGGGGTCGCAGTGCGTCATCGGCCTTCGCAGTCGCAAGATGAACCCAAGCCGCAACGGCTTTGATCCGATAGTGACGGAGTGCGGATACTATAGTGGAAGCATCGCGAAGGAATCAGCTTTTGCCTTCGTCTTCCTCTTTGCTCTTCGCGGTCGGTTCGGCGACCCTTCTTCTGCGAACAGCTTTTCGTCCGTCATGGTCAGTCCTCTTTGGGTTTAGTGAGTAGCCTCTGCAACAAGGGCGATTAATAGCTCTTTGCTTTGCTTGTACTGATCTAAATCGCGCTGCAACGTCATCACCTCCAAGCGTGAGAGTTGCCCTGTTGCCGTGGTATTCAGCCCAAGCTGGCCATCCCATAGCGGCCACGGCAGCCGGTTCTCTATCCCGTTATAACCAGCAGCACGGCAACGCCGTACTTACCTCTGCGCTCCGATCACCTTCCACCAGTCCACAACGAACCTACCTGTCATCACGCCGGGGACATGGATCACCACAGGCGCTGCCCCGCCAAGTGTCCCACACCCCTCCATCGCTGTACATATCCCACACGGCTTTTTTCACATCGGTGGTGATAACGATTGCGCACCGCTCCCCAATGCTTATCCCAGAACATCGGGATCATGTCGCGCCACGCAGCACGCCCTTCACGCTCAGCACTGACGGGGGATTGCATGGGCCAGTAGAACGCGCCGCTTTCAAAGCAGGCGATACTCCCACGGTTCCACATCGCGCTCACCATCTTCCCCTTGCTGTTGGGCAACTGCCCAAGCAACAGCCGCGCCGTTGGCTCACTGATAACCCCACCTTCATGGGCGTATCCCTCCCGATCTCTTCCCTGTGTAGCTGCAACGACTACCGCTTGGGAGTGGTGTCGGTGGGTATGGTAGTGTGCCGATCTTCATCGCATCGGCAATAATGTCTGTGTAGGTCATATCTCTGTGTTGGTGTGTTTTGTCCGCTGGTTCCGTCTGGACTTGATAGGCACGATCTTCGCATCGCCAAAATGGTGGCGATGAACGGTAATCATCCGATGTTTGTAGGTATGTAGTACGGGCTATAGGCTCCTTTGCTTCACGGAGCAACTCCCACCGTCTAAACCATCCTTGACGCTGGTACTTTTTACGCACCACCCGCAGCGGCGGTAAGCAACACGCACTCGATAGTTAGGTTGTAGATTCTCATTGGTTTCTCCTGTCATGTAGTATGATCCTATCCACTCCCGCGCATCTTCAT from Chlorobiota bacterium harbors:
- a CDS encoding phage portal protein; amino-acid sequence: MATLRTYLTAIGERVASAVLRRSSPMMAGRWFASRYGAATLRTHLDRFFGVSYACIEQRAEARAGLEWKVYVRDPKEQGGKKEAPADHWMALLMENPNPLIPWLTWEDIQKAIEHWQSIAGAAFLWMPREGKRVPQSIWVIPATLVTVLPSKQGGQLIGGYEVWTPTGPMPVPTEELCFLPLMAPSGTMEGQWLRGRSRITAALADIDVGHYVREHLTNHFRNGAIPPLFIESQSEVRPADRKTFVQEFLQEHQGTDNVWKPLYLPGNAKAVIADATGNLRNLSEMTENVDRRVAMIFRVPWGILTGTYDAAAPAASFKGQWHTLQRSIDPDAKRSAKALTRFLQLADPNVIIGYEPIEWDNPEEVRLDEVHRLDNGLATINDLRRERGLEESPEPLADMLLPRPDLLAAYNTLQAPKAPDPTQLPPAPPNAQPAQQEAAQQGDTEQPTPASGDVENAMTARTMRMLLADTARSEPVRAALWLRKDDARAEYAALLKRTIQRELRALEKEVLGSIRSFTRDEDERKDPFNAADAKKAWEKSTANDRAALVDWSMRDAFDTVDKDWDELRSDFDKQVERAVDKSSSLIKEPVDTIHREMQELLRKMKDRPEAEVSKAIQASFETYSESRADLIAQTTAAVTINASQKEAWQGLDFKRAWLTRRDKRVRGAHKIDGQVEDDEGMFTQADGTRTEYPNQPRERCYTLPDVAQTNPQAG
- a CDS encoding terminase, whose amino-acid sequence is MLPNARVEGFDFSRRHKQRNQKPLWEPHPNNIPQQQALASAADEVFYGGSAGGGKTDLGLGAAVTAHHRSLILRREYPQARSIIERLREIVEDAGKLNENTGIYRLDTGQQIEIGSCVHEKDKNKYKGRPHDLKVFDEVTEFTRTQYEFIVRWNRSARAGQRCRVISTFNPPTTTEGSWVLEYLAPWIDKEHPHPANPGELRWFAVVNGETVEVPSGSPFEVDTPRGRETVHPRSRTFIPARLTDNPYLMADATYLANLQATPEPLRSQLLYGDMQIAVRDDEWQVVPSEWLQLSHLRWEAARKASGGKPGPLSAMGIDVARGGEDNTVIAKAYGRWIDDLLAVPGSQTKRGSDVADLVLREYETSDDLGLVPIVIDQIGVGGSAYDALEDGEHRVYGANAAAATGARSKQGNFGFYNVRAEMYWRLREALDPYSDDPIALPPDKLLDQEIKAHRFEKTVRGIKIVSKDEVKAAIGGRSPDRAEALALLVRAMQKV
- a CDS encoding DUF882 domain-containing protein; amino-acid sequence: MPVKRYSVTTDGDQPVGRHFKVSEFACRDGSDTVLISSETVELLDKIREYYDAPVHINSGYRTPTYNRSIGGAKHSQHMLGTAADFVVRGKTPQEVQRDLKAGKIFGEHMGGLGCYRSFTHIDTGPKRRWQG
- a CDS encoding type I-E CRISPR-associated protein Cas6/Cse3/CasE; this encodes MHHADLLRPAGHARLTNDLQDPYSLHQTLRRIFGATSHLPSECVERAVLVRSESAGDYATLAEGYLHKKAEIEEPIVERGGVHKLRFCVNPTRCESRTGKRFGLKGSRSQEQWAGEQLRRAGFEVIRLERVQEEWLQGSNGARLLAVDFRGVVVITDEERAKEAVAKGIGRGKAWGCGMVVLT